The genomic stretch TTACTTGATCTACGAAATATCCTCCCATTAATGGTCCTAATAGCATAGGAATAAACATGATTGGTCCCATGAATCCTTGGACTTTTGCACGCTGCTCAACTGGAAATAAATCACTTGAAATAGTCATAGCAAGCGGCATTAAGCCTCCCGCACCTAAACCTTGAATTCCGCGTCCAATAAGGAGAAGTGTCATTGAATGTGAAAACCCACAGACAATTGAGCCACCTATGAAAAAGGCCATACTCATTAAATATATTTTTTTGCGCCCCATTAAATCTGCTAATTTCCCCAATATTGGCATGAATGCAGACATGGTTAACATATACACACCTCCGACCCAACCATACATGGCTAATCCGCCTAAATCACGGATAATTGTCGGCATTGCTGTATTAACAACCGTTTCATCCAGCTCGGAAAAAATCAGTCCAATTATTAAACCCATCATCACCAGTATTTTACTGCTCTTATTAGCTAAAACTGGTTCTTTATATTTTGAAATGCTTTCCATCTCTATCTAAATCCTTTCAACATTTGATAAGCGAATTATATAAACTGATTATGAACAAAATATGAATTTTGAAATGGAAATTTTTAAAAGTCTTCTTTCTAATGAATCACGCCAAAAAAATAAAGCAATTGTATCGGAACTATACAAACTGCTTTCATTTATTTTTTCTTTTTTCTTTACGATCTTGTGGCTCAGGACGTTGAAACTTTATTATTTTCTGTAAAAAATAACTTCATAAGTGGTGGGGTTACAATGGTTGTGATGAGCACAACTATAACAAGAATCGCAAACATTTCTTTAGTTAACAGATTATTTGCTAATCCTGTTGATGCCATAATAAGTGCGACTTCCCCTCGCGATACCATAGCTGAACCGATTCCTAATGAATTTTTAGTTGGAAATCCAGCAAGTTTTGCGCCCAATGCTCCACCAATTAGTTTAGTTAAAAGGGCAATCATACTTAATATGATGATAGTTGGAATTGAATGACTTAATCCTGTAAATTGAACTGATACACCAATTAATGTGAAAAAGACAGGTACAAATATAGAGTATGCAATTGTTTCGACCTTTTCAAAAACTTCTTGCTTAAACTTTGTAACGGAAATCGAAATGCCCGCGATATAAGCACCAATTATTGCAGCAATACCAGTTTTGTCTGCGAAGGCTGAGAATAGGAAACAAATGATTAAAGCAGCAGAGATTAATGTTTCTGAAACATTTAGTTTAATAAATTTTTTTAGGAACCATGGTACAATTTTCCAACCAATCAAGATGGCAAATGTAAAAAATATAAACTTATTAAATAGAAGAATTGGTAGGCTAACTGCACTCCCGCTGAAACTCATGACAAACGCTAATGCAATAATGACAACAATATCGTCGATTACGGCGGCACCTAAAATTGTTGCTCCTTCTTTAGTCTTTAGTTTTCCTATTTCTTTTAGTGTGGCAACTGAAATACTTACACTAGTTGCAGAAAGAATCAGTCCTAAAAAAATAGCTTCAAATTGGCTTAAATTAATAGCAATTCCATAAAGATAACCTGAAAATAAAGGGAATATTATACCTAGAAATCCTACAAAAGAAGAGGCTTTACCAGTTCTTTTAAATTCATTAATATCAGTTTCTAAACCAGCAATGAACATGAGTAGAATAACGCCAATTTCACTCATTTCATGCAATGTTTCCGTTTCTGTAATAATACCAAGAACTGCTGGACCAAGGATGATCCCTATTAACAGCTTACCTAGTACTGCAGGTTGACCAAGTTTAGTACTTAAATCCCCAAAAATTTTAGAGGCAATCAAAATAATCGCCAGTTGCACATAAAGCATATTTCCATCTCCCATCTTATCGCATAAAAAAAAGAACCTGCCACAATAGGGTATGTAAATAAAGTACATACTAATCCCTATAGTGACAGGCTCCTCCAAACGATGCATTTAATTACTATAAGTATAAACCGAAATTAAATACAAAAACAAGCTAAAGTAAGTAAATGGTACCAATTTAAGTAGAAACTTAGTTTAATAGAATCAATAAAATAAGCGAGATAAAATAAGTAAAGTGTAGGAGTATAAATGAAATTGCGCTTTTAATTTTTCGAAAGCTTAACATATATTTCAAAACGAAATTATGTAGAAAAATTAAAATCATACTCCCAAAGAAACCGTAAAAATAGCCATAAATTACCCACAGTGTCATCTGATTTACTTGCGAAGATTCCGTATGAAATCCTCTAAATAATGAAATTAGATAAAAAACTGACCAGTAATTGATTATAGCGATTAATCCTATTAATAATAATACCCAATTCGAATTCCGTACAATGAATTGAAATGTATTGCGAGATATTTTATTTAAATTGTTTAGATTTGTAGTCAACTCCTCACGCCCCTGAGTTGGATGATATCTTTCTACTACTTTGTGGTTTGTCTAAACACATTTTTTCTTTACATAATATTCAGTTGTTGTCTTTAATAAGCCGTAAATAGATAATTATTAATAATTTTTTGTTAATAGAGCTTAGATCCTTCATAAATTTTATGTTTAGCATAAAAAACTTGATGAAACTTTTAATAAAGAGATGGTTTC from Arthrobacter citreus encodes the following:
- a CDS encoding cation:proton antiporter, with protein sequence MLYVQLAIILIASKIFGDLSTKLGQPAVLGKLLIGIILGPAVLGIITETETLHEMSEIGVILLMFIAGLETDINEFKRTGKASSFVGFLGIIFPLFSGYLYGIAINLSQFEAIFLGLILSATSVSISVATLKEIGKLKTKEGATILGAAVIDDIVVIIALAFVMSFSGSAVSLPILLFNKFIFFTFAILIGWKIVPWFLKKFIKLNVSETLISAALIICFLFSAFADKTGIAAIIGAYIAGISISVTKFKQEVFEKVETIAYSIFVPVFFTLIGVSVQFTGLSHSIPTIIILSMIALLTKLIGGALGAKLAGFPTKNSLGIGSAMVSRGEVALIMASTGLANNLLTKEMFAILVIVVLITTIVTPPLMKLFFTENNKVSTS